The candidate division TA06 bacterium genome contains a region encoding:
- a CDS encoding AAA family ATPase yields MRFDKFTVKAQEAIALAQESLTRFNHNQLDTEHIFLGLLEQQEGLVPTILTSIGIQPETVKKELIDGLEQAPKVHFEGGGQAQIYITPRAKRIFDLAFEEARRIHDEYVGTEHVFIAVSEDREGISHRILQEYGVTREKIYVALQEIRGGQRVTDPEAESKYQALKKYACDITLLASDGKLDPVIGRDEEIKRVIQVLSRRTKNNPVLIGEPGVGKTAIVEGLAQKVVSGDVPETLKGRKVIALDMGSLVAGSKYRGEFEDRLKAVLKEIERAKGDIILFIDELHTIVGAGAAEGAIDASNMLKPALARGELQCVGATTLDEYRKSIEKDGALERRFQPVLVNEPSIEDTIEILKGLRDKYEAHHGVKISDEALKAAARLSTRYISERFLPDKAIDLIDEAGSKLRIDIYSAPPELKDLERKLSVLIKEGQEAVAAREYERAAQLRDETDALQKEYTAKRNDWMEDRGFDDVVGEEDIAQVVSKWTGIPVSRMLEEESQKLLHMEERLHKRVIGQDEAVNLVSDAIRRARSGLKDPKRPIGSFIFLGPSGVGKTELAKALAEFLFDSEDAMVRIDMSEYMERHTVSRLIGAPPGYVGYEEGGQLTESIRRRPYSVVLFDETEKAHQDVFNVMLQILDEGRLTDGQGRTVDFRNTVLIMTSNVGSEWASGDAEDYETMKSRMIEELRSRFRPEFLNRIDETVVFRPLAFEDIEKIVALQIDNVRKSLMDSEIGLEVTKAAEDVLAREGYDPIYGARPLKRAIQRLVENPLSKKIIEGEFGKQDTVLVDAKDNELVFSKKGSKA; encoded by the coding sequence ATGCGATTCGATAAGTTCACAGTGAAGGCACAAGAGGCGATTGCTTTAGCGCAGGAGTCATTAACCAGATTCAACCATAATCAGCTTGATACGGAGCATATCTTTCTTGGTCTTCTTGAGCAGCAGGAAGGTTTGGTACCGACAATCCTTACATCGATTGGAATCCAGCCTGAGACTGTAAAGAAGGAACTGATAGATGGACTGGAACAAGCCCCCAAGGTTCACTTTGAGGGTGGTGGCCAGGCTCAGATATACATTACACCCAGAGCAAAAAGAATCTTTGACCTTGCCTTCGAGGAGGCGAGAAGAATACATGATGAATATGTGGGGACAGAACATGTTTTTATTGCAGTGTCAGAGGACAGAGAGGGGATATCCCACAGAATCCTTCAGGAATACGGAGTAACCAGGGAGAAAATATATGTTGCACTTCAAGAGATAAGAGGAGGTCAGAGAGTGACAGATCCAGAGGCTGAATCAAAATATCAGGCCCTGAAAAAGTACGCGTGTGACATAACCCTGCTTGCCTCTGACGGCAAGCTGGACCCGGTAATCGGGAGAGATGAAGAGATAAAGCGCGTGATACAGGTCCTCTCCCGTAGGACAAAGAACAACCCTGTCCTTATTGGCGAGCCAGGCGTTGGGAAAACGGCGATAGTGGAAGGGCTGGCACAGAAGGTTGTTTCCGGAGATGTGCCAGAGACACTGAAGGGGAGAAAGGTAATAGCCTTGGACATGGGTTCTTTGGTCGCGGGCTCCAAATACAGGGGCGAGTTTGAAGACAGGCTCAAAGCCGTTCTCAAGGAGATAGAAAGGGCCAAAGGAGATATCATCCTCTTCATAGATGAACTGCATACCATAGTTGGGGCAGGCGCAGCAGAAGGCGCGATTGATGCGTCCAACATGCTGAAACCAGCTCTGGCGAGAGGTGAACTTCAATGTGTGGGTGCTACCACTCTTGACGAATACAGAAAGAGTATAGAAAAGGACGGGGCCCTGGAGAGAAGGTTTCAGCCTGTGCTTGTGAATGAGCCTTCAATCGAGGATACAATTGAGATACTCAAGGGCTTGAGAGACAAATATGAGGCCCATCACGGTGTGAAGATTTCCGATGAGGCCTTGAAAGCTGCAGCCAGGCTTTCAACACGGTACATAAGCGAAAGGTTCCTTCCGGACAAGGCAATAGACCTGATTGATGAGGCAGGATCAAAGCTGAGGATAGATATATACAGTGCCCCGCCTGAGCTGAAAGATCTCGAGCGAAAGCTTTCTGTGCTAATCAAGGAAGGACAGGAGGCTGTGGCGGCGAGAGAGTATGAAAGGGCAGCACAGCTTCGCGATGAGACCGATGCTCTCCAGAAAGAGTACACTGCGAAGAGGAATGACTGGATGGAGGACAGGGGTTTTGATGACGTGGTCGGCGAGGAAGACATAGCACAGGTTGTGTCAAAGTGGACGGGCATTCCAGTATCCAGGATGCTGGAGGAGGAGTCTCAGAAACTTCTTCACATGGAGGAAAGGTTACACAAAAGAGTGATAGGCCAGGATGAGGCGGTCAACCTTGTCTCGGATGCTATCAGAAGAGCACGTTCGGGGCTCAAGGACCCAAAGAGGCCAATAGGTTCTTTCATATTTCTGGGACCGAGCGGAGTGGGAAAGACTGAGCTCGCCAAAGCTCTGGCTGAATTCCTTTTTGATTCAGAGGACGCAATGGTGAGAATAGATATGTCCGAGTATATGGAAAGGCATACAGTCTCCAGGCTGATAGGAGCCCCACCTGGTTACGTCGGTTACGAAGAGGGTGGGCAGTTGACCGAGTCCATCAGAAGGAGGCCGTACAGCGTGGTTCTGTTCGATGAGACAGAGAAGGCCCATCAGGATGTATTCAACGTTATGCTTCAGATACTGGACGAGGGGAGACTGACCGATGGCCAAGGAAGAACGGTCGACTTCAGGAACACTGTCCTGATAATGACTTCGAACGTAGGGTCTGAGTGGGCGAGTGGCGACGCTGAGGACTACGAAACGATGAAGTCGAGAATGATCGAGGAGCTACGAAGCAGGTTCAGGCCTGAGTTCTTAAACAGAATTGATGAGACGGTTGTCTTCAGGCCACTTGCATTTGAGGACATTGAAAAGATTGTCGCACTCCAGATTGACAATGTCAGAAAAAGCCTCATGGATAGTGAGATTGGACTGGAAGTGACCAAAGCTGCAGAGGATGTCCTTGCCAGAGAGGGATACGATCCTATATATGGGGCTCGGCCTTTGAAAAGAGCAATTCAGAGGCTTGTGGAGAATCCCCTGTCAAAGAAGATAATCGAGGGCGAGTTTGGAAAACAGGACACTGTTCTTGTGGACGCGAAGGACAACGAACTCGTTTTCAGCAAAAAAGGAAGCAAAGCATAG